The DNA segment NNNNNNNNNNNNNNNNNNNNNNNNNNNNNNNNNNNNNNNNNNNNNNNNNNNNNNNNNNNNNNNNNNNNNNNNNNNNNNNNNNNNNNNNNNNNNNNNNNNNNNNNNNNNNNNNNNNNNNNNNNNNNNNNNNNNNNNNNNNNNNNNNNNNNNNNNNNNNNNNNNNNNNNNNNNNNNNNNNNNNNNNNNNNNNNNNNNNNNNNNNNNNNNNNNNNNNNNNNNNNNNNNNNNNNNNNNNNNNNNNNNNNNNNNNNNNNNNGTATTTTCCAATTCCTTTTCATATGCATGATTAACAAGTTTTTTTAAAcagtgatattttaatttttttctttcaattatttttatatattagcaAGAAAGCAAAACCACGTAGTgactctttttcctttttcacgcCTTAATCTTAATTAATCAATCTTGTGTCCACATAATATGATTAAACTTTTAATCATTCTAATTTATTGATGAATTATATTTCTCTTAATAATTGTATTACTaatctgaaataaaaaaaaggtgatacatatatccaaaaaagaaaacaaacttaaaaataaataaaaaattcatattaaaaaatttaaaaataacatatccaAAAAGAATagtcataatatataaaatgaGANNNNNNNNNNNNNNNNNNNNNNNNNATATAAAATGAgacaacaatttaaatttctctaaaactaatttaatcaattaccaatattagaactaaattatttaaataatatttaatctattctaATCCTTAGATACGTATAGATTAGAGTCATTCTCGTAACAACCAACCAAAATAATATCATACGATCGAACACTTAGAATGCGTACAAATTCAAACTATCTTCTTATTAAAATGGTCAAATTAAATTGACTTTTATTTTCCTCAATGACATTGTATTAATGCACCAGAAGATCGGTAGTTTCTGAAAAAAACcacaatatgttataaaattatttttaatacaaaaagttTAAGAGAAAAAACTTTAAATATAGTACCAATTTTTGAATTGTATCTTCAAGGTTGGCACGAATTTTTCAAAACTGAATctaaattgaagaaattcaatCTCATTATATGCTCCACTTCATATATTTTCGGACAAACGTAGAAAACGTGGAGGGGATGTGACTTGAACTTGACCTACAAAGCTCCTTAGAAACAATTGTCCAatcaaagaagaataaaagattaGAAAAAAAGAATGCTTTGATTCTTAGAAGATTTGGACTCACTAATCACAAAGAAACACTATATATAACCTTTAGtagtacaaaaataattataaaaattaattattacaatatCAATTTACCATTACGAACGTTAGTATCATATTTATAGTAATTAGACTTATAAATTTATGtttaactttttatataattataattaagataatttttaaattagtataattatgcattattcattaaatgctaattgtaatatatcaattaattaatttgattagacattcgaatctcaccatttattataatttatatgaattgattaattataattaattatatcaattaattaatttagttaattatattaattatttgatttgataggagtaaatgttaaattatttaataaataataaatatgataacgaaatatatgaattaatttaattaatttttttcaataccaTCTATTTATACaagatcaaatattttttacttattccGTNNNNNNNNNNNNNNNNNNNNNNNNNNNNNNNNNNNNNNNNNNNNNNNNNNNNNNNNNNNNNNNNNNNNNNNNNNNNNNNNNNNNNNNNNNNNNNNNNNNNNNNNNNNNNNNNNNNNNNNNNNNNNNNNNNNNNNNNNNNNNNNNNNNNNNNNNNNNNNNNNNNNNNNNNNNNNNNNNNNNNNNNNNNNNNNNNNNNNNNNNNNNNNNNNNNNNNNNNNNNNNNNNNNNNNtcatttgcttttttttttctctctctccctctctctccccgTCTCTCTTTCTCATGTTTAGGtacaatttttgtaatttattaaatttttgtttcttttatctttatttatacatttaatttttttatttttttaatttttgtttattttaattgcttATTATTAGGCgcacactttttttcttttaacttcttattaacaaaaaaatatgtcatttttatgttatttttaaataatcttaCTATATTTTTGGCTATAAGAGACTTGGAGAAGTCGGGATGTTCGGATAATGACGTTAACTGTGAGCCGTACCAGGTAGAGCAAGGTGGTAGTTGGGTTGGAGACTTGGTGAAAAATAGAGTAGCTTGGGATTTGGCGATAGAATTAGGAGTTGTTCCTTATGATAAAGAAGATGATATTATGACTGCTTTTCAAACTCAGAATGAACTTATTGCACAGAAAAGGAAgcaagcaaaataaaaagagaaagcaagaaGGAGTCATCCTAAAAATTGGAATAAGGTGTGTAATacaatttttaaatgattttagtttttgaatgtGAGAGGGACTTAAGGGGGGTTGGAAGCTTGGATATGGTGAAAATTTTAAGACCAAATATAGTTTGAACATGTTAGGATTAATAGAGATGAAAAAGCAGGTGGATACAAAATTAATGCagtgtaattttgaaaaaatgataCAGTTAATTAGGTTCTTGTGAGTTCTGGACGGTGcttttagaaaagaaagaaacataatttataattctatatcaataaattataatttatatattttaaaaaatatttaaaaagatcaattttatatattatttataaattttttttatctatgttttatattaaaattatatataaaaaatctcACAAACTAATGAACTGAGCTTATTTAAGATTAAGATCggctcatttaatttataaattcaatttcaaaCTCAAATTTAACTCACCAATTAACGAGTTTATCTTATCAACTATTAATGAATCGAACTCGAATTCACTTCCTGCCTACCTATAACTACACAATCATTGGGAGTTGGGAGGCTCCACCAATTTCACCTTTCATCAGTCTCCACGCGTCACCCCCTCAGCCTCTCAAAACCCAATCCCCAACTGTGCACCACTGCACCAGATCACCACccaagaatagaaaagaaataaaacaacAACCGATTCCGCCCgcagataaaataaaaaaaggaagacAGGTGCCGTGAACTGACCAAAACAATCAAGATCAACACTCAAAAttcaacttaaaaaataaaaacaaacaaacaaatagtaataaaaaattCTGCATATATCAACGGTTCAGATAGTCAGACCGTCCGACGAATCCAACGGCCCTCACTTGTTGTCGGATTCACCCTGTCTCTACTCTTGCTCTTAGCCACCATTGCCACTGAATAGATATTAGATAATCAGATATTAGATAATCCCTGGNNNNNNNNNNNNNNNNNNNNNNNNNNNNNNNNNNNNNNNNNNNNNNNNNNNNNNNNNNNNNNNNNNNNNNNNNNNNNNNNNNNNNNNNNNNNNNNNNNNNNNNATTGTAATATACtcattttttcaaacttttgatttccaactctctctctctctctttctctctctgtgTATTGCAATGTCTGCGTTGGAATACTTATCTCCATTAACACACACCCAACTTTACTTGAATTCTGACTCCAATTTCCATCGCTGGCGGAGGCACACGGCGACATCGTTTCGGCACGTGGTGACGTCGACACGTTTCGCTCCCAATTCGGGACAGCCTAGGGTTCCGACTAGGCACGCTAATTTCTCGACCGATTCGTTGAGGTTCCATGTTTGGGGAGATTTCAAGAGGGGATACGATAGGATTAGGGCTAGCAGTGGCCAAGAGAGCGATTCCGCCGCGAGTTCCGGCGAGGAGAAGAGTGGCGACGGCGACAAGGGATCGAAGACGGCGGCGGGGTCCAGCTCGAACAGGAGGAAGGAAAAGCAGCAGGGAAAGGgagggtggtggtggtggtggttggggTCCAAAGGCGCCAGCGGTGGCAGCGGAGGGAAGTGGCGGTGGCAACCGATAGTTCAGGCTCAGGAGATTGGGGTTCTGCTTCTTCAGTTGGGGATTGTGGTGTTTGTTATGAGGTTGCTTAGGCCAGGGATTCCATTACCTGGGTCCGAACCTAGGGCTGCAACCTCGTTCGTGAGTGTTCCGTATAGTGAGTTCTTGAGCAAAATCAACAGTGACCAGGTTCAGAAGGTGGAGGTTGATGGGGTGCACATCATGTTCAAATTGAAGCCTGAGGTTGGAACTACTGGGAGTGATGGTAGTAGTGAAGTTGCTTCTTCTGGTGGAGGCAGTAAGTTATTGGAGAATCAGGTGGAGTTTGGGTCGCCGGATAAGCGGTCCGGAGGGTTCTTTAACTCGGCATTGGTAAGCGAGTTGCACTTGCTAGAGTGGTTTTTCTTAGCTTTTGCTGTGCGAAGTTGGCTACTTGCTTATTATGGTTAGTGGTTGCACACTTGCACCTCAACTGAATTTAATTAAGACTATCAGAGattcataaatcataaataaatagataaatttaagtttgtttaattatttggaGCAAAGGGTCCATGAACCAAAGAGGAGTAAGCATTTTGATTCTTTCTCCAATtgctatttttattaaaactgTGCGACTGGGTGCCAAAGCTTGACTAGAACTAGAAGTTCTTATTAGTTCTTCAATTATTGCCTACGTGTGGAGACATTACAATCTGCATGATTTAATTAGACACTAGGTTTTGTGTCTGAAAGTTTGAAATAGTGTTTTCTGGAAGAGTGAATACTTTTGCTTATTTGGAGTTACATTTGCTTCATCAGCTAGATAAGCTTGCATAACAGAATACTCCTCAAATTTGTTAAACATGCTTCAATATTATTGggtttctttctatttttatagTATCCtgcttttgtttatattttctatAATGTTTAGTGGTGTAAGTTATATAGTTTCCTATTCCATTTCATTACAAATTTCCTTAGTTGACCGGACTTATCACTCTGTCATGTTGATTTTTCGCTGCCATATTTGCAGATAGCAATGTTCTATGTTGCTGTGCTAGCAGGGCTTCTCCACCGATTCCCTGTAAGCTTTTCTCAGGTGAGTTTGTATTTATTGCCCTCTTTCAATTTCTTGGGCCTTCTCAATCAACTAGTGAGTGCCTACAATTAGACTCTATCTATTCTTATTTCTTAGTACTTGTATGCTATGTACAGCACACAGCTGGACAGATTAGAAACCGCAAATCAGGAACTTCTACTGGTACAAAGTCATCTGAACAAGGTGAATCTATCACTTTTGCTGATGTCGCCGGTGTTGATGAGGCTAAGGAGGAGTTAGAAGAGATTGTGGTAAGCTGGCCTTTCTTCAGCCCATTATCATCACTTAATTTTGTAGGGTGTATGAGAGCCTTTCTTTCATGTAATTAACCTTCTGATTTTATTGAGGTCTTTTGGTGACGTAggaatgtaattttttattatgcttTCATTTGCCAGGAATTTCTTCGAAATCCCGATAGATATATACGGCTTGGAGCTCGTCCCCCGCGGGGTGTACTTTTGGTGAGTCTTAGCTTGAAATATCTAATGAGATAcataatgaaaattaaactcttGATCCCAAGGCAAAGCATTTGGCAGTCTGCCAAGAAGATACTATCTAGTTTTGGTTATTTGCTTGGAGAAGTGTCCAAATATGTGAAACTCATCATGCAAATATTTTTGGCTAACTTCCAACAGATTTATCTACTGTATTTCTGTGAACCATGTTTTCTCCGTTTTACATATCAGCTTACACATCATATGTGAGCTGTTTATAGCTATGCACTGCATTTAGTAGTATTATTTGAGTTCAAGATCTAGATAGTAAATACCTGTTGGTTTATCTTACAGGTGGGTCTTCCTGGGACAGGTAAGACTCTACTAGCAAAAGCAGTGGCTGGGGAGGCTGATGTGCCATTTATAAGTTGTTCCGCTAGTGAGTTTGTAGAGTTGTATGTTGGCATGGGTGCCTCCCGTGTGAGAGATCTCTTTGCAAGGGCAAAGAAGGAAGCTCCATCCATAATATTTATTGATGAGGTCTGTAAATGAATTTTGATTGAGAAAGGGTTGTTTATTCAATATCTACCATTTAATAATCAACCAATAGAACTTTCTTTTGGCATGCAGATAGATGCTGTGGCCAAAAGTCGGGATGGTAAATTTCGCATTGTCAGCAATGATGAACGAGAGCAAACATTGAATCAGTTGCTCACTGTTAGCATTCCTTtgatgttattattattattattattattattattattattattattattattattattattatttatttttgggtaattgtGGGGAAGATAGACATCTCATGACGAGGCTAATATGTTATAATTTCATTGCAGGAAATGGACGGGTTTGACAGCAACTCTGCAGTGATTGTTCTTGGAGCTACCAATCGCTCAGATGTTTTGGACCCTGCACTCCGGCGACCAGGAAGATTTGACCGTGTAGTTATGGTGTGGATTATCGTTTAGTGCTTTACTTCAATATTTATGCtgatattagaaaaaaattcgTAACTTTGCATGCTTATAGCAAAAATGACTTATTTCTGATAAATTTCTCTCTAGGTGGAAACACCGGACAGGATCGGTAGGGAAGCTATTCTAAAAGTACATGCTTCCAAGAAAGAACTTCCTTTGGCCAAGGATGTTGACCTTGGCGACATTGCTTCTATGACCACTGGTTTCACGGGGTAATTGTGCTCTTACATCTGTACATTTTCCCCATTTAAAAACATTGAGGCAGTTGGAATTCTGATTTGACATGTTTATCATATCATTAATCGTATAAGAGCGGACCTTGCAAACCTAGTAAACGAGGCTGCTTTACTGGCGGGAAGGCAGAATAAAGTTGTTGTGGAGAAGATTGATTTCATCCATGCTGTGGAAAGATCAATAGCTGTAAGTCACAACCTCTTGTGGCTGGTGGCCACTTATATGTTACATGCAGtttgtaatttaaaaagaaCCTTTTAAACTTAAGATTTTATGTACATAAATGCGACcttagtttattaattgcagAGAAAATCAACCAAATTTACTTCTTTCAGGGCATAGAGAAGAAGACTGCTAAATTACAAGGAAGTGAGAAGGCTGTAGTTGCACGACATGAAGCTGGTCATGCTGTAGTAGGCACTGCAGTTGCAAATCTTCTTCCTGGTCAGCCACGTGTTGAGGTAAGCCATGGAAGATGCTCAATTTTTCATGATTCAAATATGCAATTCTAATTATGGATAAGCATATTGTGCTTAAAAATTAGTAACCTAtaattgcctatttgactttttgGACTTAAGACActatatgaattttatttattcttgagAAATCTGTGATATCAGTCTAATGATTGATGATTTCTAGTATGTAGAGGCTCTGATTATGATATATTTAATCTACTGGATTGTAATCacaattcattttatttttgtttgtctgTGGAATCAGGGGTGTGGGTATTCATTTTCGTTTCTTTCTCAATAGTTTTTGCTGGGAAATTAGACCAAAGTATAGATTTATCACGGTAAATTTCACTTGCTCTGCAGATTAAACATGGTATAAATTGAGGGTTGTGCTTCATTTTGTTAATAGATAGTGTTGTGTGTATGCAATTATTGCCTCCTGTTATTCTCACTCAgaagtctttttttttaaatgaaaaaataatttgaagtAGTTAGTTTtagggcttgtttgggtgagcttctaagaaaagatcttttttcaaattatctttttttagaaGATCTTGtggaaaagtaaaagtaattttatgtttgagtatctcatgcaaaaagatatttttatttatcaattgtgtttgggtataacaatataaaagtacttttttgtttatttattatatgacaAACATCtactttttaagaaaaaatgatcttttaaaaaaaagatgtaaattacagcttcttaaaaaagatgtttttttatttatttttctagtgcttttacttttactactagaaatttgccaaacacgctaaaaaataaaaaaggatattttttcaatgaaaaaagatcttttttttatcaagatAATGACGCCCAAACAAGCACTTAGTCAAGCTAGTCAATCTTATATTTTTGCAATTCCTTCCCATTAATTATAATGATTagcattttatgaaatttttatcaAATGTTTCAATCTCCTTATCTACTATTTTACTTCTACTTCTACTTTTACTATATATATGAGAGATTGGGAGGGGATTTGGTGCACAAAGTTTTCCTAACATAtcctttatttatatatactcATAAAATTGTTTTTTGCTATTTCAAAGACTTGAATCCAAGATgatttacaaagaaaaaagtACTTGACATCTTTATAATCCCCTATTTGTCCTATTACACATCTTTTCCCCTTTTCTTTTCTGTAGAAGTGTGAAACACACTAATCTAGAAAGTAGAATAATAGATATCAAACTGTACGAGATAAATATGGATGTCACTTAGATTCATTCTTGGAGGATAGAGTTTTGTATTAGCATCTGCACATGATTTCTACTAAGAATTAATATATTGGTACTTTTTATGTATGATTTGTGTGATTCTAGACTTCTAGTGCATAGGTACTAGATAGTGAAACTAAAATTGCATAAAGGAGAATAGGTATTAGATAGCAACTAAAATTACATAAAAGTTAgggtaataataaataaaaaaagggggaaaaatcCTCGTGAACCAAATATTAATAGTTTCTTTTAATTGTCATTCAGTGTCTTCCTGTCCTATGTATGTTTTCAGAAACTGAGTATATTGCCAAGGTCCGGAGGGGCTTTAGGCTTTACTTATACTCCCCCAACAAATGAGGACAGATACTTGCTTTTCATTGATGAGTTGCGTGGTCGCTTGGTGACTCTTCTTGGAGGGCGTGCAGCAGAAGAAGTGGTTTATTCTGGTCGGGTATCAACAGGCGCACTTGATGACATACGACGAGCGACTGACATGGCATACAAAGCTATAGCTGAATATGGCCTAAGTCAGAGTATAGGCCCCGTGTCAATTGCCACCCTTTCTAATGGCGGACTGGACGAGTCTGGTGCAGTTCCTTGGGGAAGGGATCAGGTCCTGCAGTtcataaactttattttttatctcatcTGCAATTCGGTAGGTTCTGTATGCATATTTAATCTGAAGTTCTGACTACAACAGGGACATCTTGTTGACCTTGTCCAAAGAGAGGTGAAAGCATTATTGCAGTCTGCTCTGGATGTATCACTTTCCATTGTGCGAGCTAATCCTACTGTCTTGGAGGGTCTTGGTGCTCATTTGGAAGGTAAAGCTACTTGCTGTTTTTTATAtttggtgattggatgaatGATTTGTGATGATTTCTGGAACTATGTTATACATTTTTCTTTGAACATGATAAAGGCTGTGCATGCTTCATATTTGATATCTGTTGTCTCATTTATGGTTTCCTTGCttggatatttttgtttatcagGGTGCTCTTGACAGGGTTTTCTTTATGCATGTTTTCATCTTCTTATATTGCACATATCTTTTGGTGTCTTCTTCTGCCTCCCAAGTACTCTTTAAATTCAGGCTATTAAATTGCATATTTAGATTTTGGACTTCACTCCACTCTGCATATTATAGTTATATATGATATGAACTTGCACTGTGAACATCAAGTATATATTTTGGTGTGCTAATAATACCTGTTCTttagaaaaagagaaagtaGAGGGTGAAGAGCTACAAAAGTGGTTAAGACTGGTAGTTGCACCAACGGAGCTTTCAGTCTTTATCAGTGGCAAGCAAGAATCTATTCTCCCGTTACAGTCATTGCAGACAGGTTCCTGAACAATTAAGAGCTGTCTCTATTATGCTGCCAGTGTGAAGTGGAACTTGAGGTATGATTTTTGATGGTCATTCCGCTGAAACCAGTGAAGTTATATCTCTGTAGCATGAGCTCACCCTTACAACATTTGTATATTCCTGTAAGGTGAATTTTGGCTTCATTTTTAACCCCATAGCCAGCTTGTTATTTAACTTCACTCAACCAAAGCCACAGGGAAAAAGAAACATGAATCAAATACATACATTAGTGCCTTTCTTATAAAGGGCTTCCTAAATCATAACTGGTCCCGCTTTCACTTCATGCATCCTGCTATTTGAATTTCTTGTATATTGACTATTAATTTCAGTCATGATGTGACTGTCTACAaatgtaattttatatatagttgtatacattataattataattatgtgAAATACATAGGATTCCCCCCACCCTCCACAAAACCATGAAAACAATCCTTTATACCACATGGAATGTACCATGTGGGGAATAAAGATGTATTTATTTAGATGGATATTTTTTTCCTATTGAAATGTTGAAAAATGTGGGAGGTGGATCGTTTTGCGGCCTTTTATTGTCTAGATGTGAATTATTGAGAAGAGTTTGTGTTTTATGTTAGCGTTTTGTTGTCATGTTTTGAATGGGggaacaaaaatatcttttgctTTTTGAATCCAACACTTCTATACATTTTACTTGTAGATATCAATAACATACTAACATTCACTTTGCTCTGGAGCTTCTATTGGACAATTGGTCTCCCACTCTACCGTGTGGCTGAAATTTTTCTAAAAGTCACGTATCATATTCAAGTCATTTTTAAGTCATGGTTTTATGTCCTATTTTGATATTAAGGTTTGCAATGGAGCCGCAAGATGTTGGGTGTGTCATGGTCCTGGTAATAAGTATTAGGTTGCGTGGTGCTAGAATTTTGTTGAGACAAAAATACcgaaatagaaatagaaataaagatagacgaatattttctatatatacgtctaaaaattattaaaaaaactacAAAACTCTTATGTCtcaaataggaaaaaaaatgtCTTTACGATTAAACAAATTTCTGTGTATATATTGGATAAAAGTTTACGCAGTCTGATTGACAAAGTATATAACTTTGACATAGTTTCATCAACGACTGGAGGCTGTAGAGGATTGATggtgatttttttttggttttttacgTTTATGTCTTAATTCGGCAGGTCAATGACTAATTCGTTATGATACTGAGTTCCATTTAAGAGTTTGTTATTGGCTAATGGGTTGCTGCAGGGATAAGGTAGGATTTAAACCTCCGACATTTTTTTAAACGGACTAGTAAGCTATCTACTAGACAAATTCAACTTTGTTAGATTGATAGTGGTTTTGATCAACAAGAATTGGCATTCCAGTCGGCAAATCTTGTTGGTTAAAATCTTGGTATCTTGGAGAGGGATTTAGATcttttaaagtttgaattttatttaaagtttgaattttactttagagaataaagtgtgatctttctACCCTTATggtttctcttttatatttattcttggtcccacatatgaaataaatggtgagagatcacactttactctctaaagagaaattcaaactttagatgATTCAAATCCCTTGGAGAGCATTGATTTCAACTACGTGACACAGAAAACCATAAATAAAAGACGCAAGTTCTCAGAGATGGTACCGTATAAGTAAGTACATAGATGAAACCGTATAGGTAAATACATATGACGCACGTGCAaaagctcaaaatctcaaatAGTGGTTAGTCATGCATTAGGaggaaaatagattttttttgaaataaataaaaaaattattttcacagAAAAATTATTCTAGGATTatattatgaaagaaaaagtatagggagactcaaacaataaaattaatgactaatgTGAACAATAagattaaaaagagaaattaaaatcaaaatgttTAATTAgatgattaattaatttctaataatatcagtttttaaatttaaaaaaaataaggattTGATGAACGTAGAGCAGTTACACAATTGATCACTTTACTCTTCTAGCTATGCCTTTTGCATGTGTGAACTTCGTTCTGCAACCAGCCGTCGATTGTCTCTCACTCTCGTCGGACTATTGCCGATCACAACACTAGCCACTGCCGTCCAGCCCCAGCCGACGCCGCCTACCTCTACGCCAACATCCAAGCAGGCCCCCGTTCGTGTACAAGTTGTCCTTCGCGTAGCTCACCAATGCGCCAACGGTGCAGGCACCCCGTAACACACCGCGTCCACCATCGCAACCTCTTCATCTGCGACAGATCCGTCCAAATACAGGGGATATTTGCAGCTGCCGTTTCATACGTACATCACCCCTCACATCCACGTAAATGTAGTCCAATTTGGTTGAACCGGTTTGTCATGTCCCATCTTCGTTCACCGATGACAATTCCATGCATTCGATGAACAACCTTCTCAATCCTTGCGACGTGGAGGGTGAACAATCTAATAAGGTAAGCAATGAAGGTTGATACATTGGTAACGAATGtttattttcaatataaatGAGATGGTTATTTTTAGTGCAAGCAGagtattctcttttatttcaaCCGTTTAAGTAGATTCAAGATATTAATTCTTAATGCATCCAAATTTGTTATGGTAGTAAATTGAtagtataaatacatgtatgaAGACTTTAAATGTGTTAATAAATGATGTCATATATTTTTTACGTCATTTAAAACTAAttatagtttttaattttaaattttttaatggtGAGGATGCATTGCACAATTAGACTTATTTGGATATATTGTTACTTAGACTTATTACCAGTTTGTGAATGTGGTGGATTATAGAAATTGAGAGACATAACAATTATTATgtataaaaaagttaattttttttatctaacacccggtattctttttcaattaggaaaatatgttaattttattggaATATGTAGGAGTCATAAAAGGCAAAATTTTTAGGATGATGGTTTATTCTTGGAGTCTTTAATACAACTAGAGGTCTCCTATTTTGTATTTGGTTTGACTTCTTTTGGTTGGTGAGTGGAGGTATTTTTAgttgatatttattttatggTACGATATCTAATTAGTTTGTTTGTTTCGGTTTGTGCGTGTATGTTCGATTGTAGGCCATGAAAGTTACGTATGTTACTGAGTTTGGAAGTGATGAGACGGATCTTGGTGTGAGGTTTGGACTCTAgtttattgttgtttttttgTGAACCGCATGTTTGAATTGACCATTAATACTCGTGTTCATCTAATGATATTTGTTTTGAACTGATACGCAGTTACCAGATCACAGTTGTCTTGGTAAAGACGAAATACCATGAGTTGGGATGCGGTTTGAGTATTTGAAATTGGCTCAGGAATTTTATGCAGATGTTTAAGAGATGTTGAATTACTTCATGCGAATGAAGAAGATAAATCCGAACTTCTTCTACGCAGTGAATGTGGACGAGGATTATAATTTTAGGAGTGTAGTTTGGGTAGATGCAAGGTGCAGGGCGTCTTATGAATATTATAGAGACGTGGTATCATTTGATACCACATACAATACGAACCggtaatatttatttatgttgatgttgtttactttttgttattttttgtaataattggATGTTCTTATATGTGGTTGTTGTTCGTTTAGGCATGATTGCCGTTCG comes from the Arachis duranensis cultivar V14167 chromosome 7, aradu.V14167.gnm2.J7QH, whole genome shotgun sequence genome and includes:
- the LOC107458389 gene encoding ATP-dependent zinc metalloprotease FTSH 9, chloroplastic, yielding MSALEYLSPLTHTQLYLNSDSNFHRWRRHTATSFRHVVTSTRFAPNSGQPRVPTRHANFSTDSLRFHVWGDFKRGYDRIRASSGQESDSAASSGEEKSGDGDKGSKTAAGSSSNRRKEKQQGKGGWWWWWLGSKGASGGSGGKWRWQPIVQAQEIGVLLLQLGIVVFVMRLLRPGIPLPGSEPRAATSFVSVPYSEFLSKINSDQVQKVEVDGVHIMFKLKPEVGTTGSDGSSEVASSGGGSKLLENQVEFGSPDKRSGGFFNSALIAMFYVAVLAGLLHRFPVSFSQHTAGQIRNRKSGTSTGTKSSEQGESITFADVAGVDEAKEELEEIVEFLRNPDRYIRLGARPPRGVLLVGLPGTGKTLLAKAVAGEADVPFISCSASEFVELYVGMGASRVRDLFARAKKEAPSIIFIDEIDAVAKSRDGKFRIVSNDEREQTLNQLLTEMDGFDSNSAVIVLGATNRSDVLDPALRRPGRFDRVVMVETPDRIGREAILKVHASKKELPLAKDVDLGDIASMTTGFTGADLANLVNEAALLAGRQNKVVVEKIDFIHAVERSIAGIEKKTAKLQGSEKAVVARHEAGHAVVGTAVANLLPGQPRVEKLSILPRSGGALGFTYTPPTNEDRYLLFIDELRGRLVTLLGGRAAEEVVYSGRVSTGALDDIRRATDMAYKAIAEYGLSQSIGPVSIATLSNGGLDESGAVPWGRDQGHLVDLVQREVKALLQSALDVSLSIVRANPTVLEGLGAHLEEKEKVEGEELQKWLRLVVAPTELSVFISGKQESILPLQSLQTGS